The genomic stretch GATTTCAAAGGACATAAACAGTTCAGTGGAGAGGGCATGGCAGACTGCATGTCTGCTTTCAGATATCTTCTCGAAACTCTCTGGCCTACGGCCAGTAGCTCATCTACTCTAAGCATTACTGGCATCGTCAGCCCATGTGGCCTGAGTGACACGGGGTGAACATTCCTCCAGAAGTCTTGGGGTCCAGAGCGGAGGGCGCGGCTGCTTATTGCTCAACACTATATTTACAAGAACGATGAGCGGCATTTACTTTCAAAGCTGCCTCCGCTTGATTCAAGGCTCTTTCTTACTCATACCCACAGTTGACCATAGGCCGCATACTTGTTATCCATCTTCAGTCCAGACTCCCTGAAACCCACCTCCCACTACCCCCACTGCAATACCCCCATTCTTCAGCCCCCTCCCCAGCCTGCATACTGACAGCTGAAGCGACCACAGAGGCGGGTGGTCACTGCCGGCCTTCCACATCCACAGACTATTTCAGGAACCAAAAGGTTTCTGGTAACAAATAAGATAGTTAGGAACTGAGCTGCTCTAGCCTTGTGTCGAGTCACTGAATATGGGTGGACAATGTCAGCCTCTGTCTCTGCCAATACATAAACATATAAGGATCAGATTTGTCTCAGCCCAAGGATGTGttgattattgtttttactttttcttaaCATTCACGGCTTTACTTCTGTGAGCACTAGTAGTGATGCATTCATGTTGTGGTTGGAGAATCTGAACATAGACAGGATTAACTGCTTATTTTATCACATCCCTTCTCTAACAATTGAGCCTGGTAGGTCATCCAAATATACAAGCAAAGTGTGACACGTGTTCAGTGATGGTTAAAGGTTTACAGTCTTtggctatgctatgctatgctacagtttattttaaaacaatatatGCAGTCTTGCTTACTGGATGTAGAAATATGTCAATGACACAGTGATGAgtgatgtaaaaatacagagatCCTGTTAAAGGAGTAGTTAGACAATTGgtgaaacaataaatacattaccCGTTCTAGAAAGGGTTAAATGAAGAAGATTGAAGCTACTGTGGTTCGCTCaccttagcttagcttagcaaaaAGACTGAGTTAGAGGCAGACAGCTAGCATGGCTCTAGTTGggggtaaaaacaaaacaacacaaactgagTTAACACAAATAATTACCATTTCACTAAAGCTAAATGGTTAGTTTAGCTTGATAGAGCCCCTGCTAAGATAAACTACTGAAGCGTAAAACTTGAATAAAATATGGCGTGTTAATAATtgtgtaattaattaaataatatcaaaaattaaaatcataCATACTTTTTATGAAAAGATTTATGTGAAATTAATTCATTAGAcattaacaaacaaaataagTGTGCTACATGAGGCaatcttctgtcattttcttatCATAATTTCACTAATATGGTCAACTCTGCCTGGAGGTatcaaaatactaaaataatagtATAGTGTGATTTGAACTAATTTATTAAGGGTGCTGATTACTGCACACAGATGGTGAAACATAAGAAGAAGATTGAATGTCTGTTGAATATCCAGCTTAAAATCAGCTTTACTGTGATCTGTAGCTTTATACAGGACTTTATGGAGAGACAGATTTAAATCTTTAACATTCCACTGTTTTACATCATAATATCAAGCCATTGTGCCTTTTACTAAATCTGTTCATAAATGAGGTTTCACTTTCAGTGGCACTGCTGCTCTACCTCAGGTAGAGTAAGCAACAGTCTGTGGTGTAAATTTTGCAGTTAAAATCAACAGTCATCACAGAGTTGGAGCCTGAATAATTCACATGCCAGACAAATGTGAAGTGCAGAGAGGGGTACATCAGACACAATAGGTCCTAGACTTGCCAGACTCCTAATTATTGTCAGACTGGAACGATGATTATATATTCTGCACTATTTTGGTAGATTAAAGCAAGCATGCCATTGTTTGGTGTAATGAGAGACAACTGGATGCCCGCAAGCTACAACCATGTGGCCTATCAAACAAATAAAGGGTGccatagagaaaaacaaaacaaggatatAAAACTGTAGCGTCTCTGATCACAGCGTAAAAGACAATGTCAGCTAATGTGGAGTAAACTGAGATACTTGCAGCTACAAAACCAAATTTTCCAATGTGTTAGATTTATTCTTTGAACGGTTATCACAGTTCTCTGTTCAGAAACAAGTCGAGCTCTGACAGGTTTTACTACGAAGCCCCTCCTGAGAGACGGACTACATTAGCTTCGGCCCTCCTGCTATCAGGTTACCGTTGTCCCGTGCCAGTGGCAGAGGGACAGCTGCCTAAATGGGACAATGTCACACAAGGACACGTGAAGCTAATCTGCAATATGATCCATAATTTCGGAGCTCATGCTTACGTCTCACACCTCTTCTACAGGAGCGACAGAGACTGGAGACCATCCTGAGTCTGTGTGCAGACTATAATCCTGAGGACGGAGCTGCTGAGCTGGTGAGGAGTGGGTTGCTGGGAGCTGCTAGAGGAACCTGCTCGGACACAGGAGGGGGGATGTCTCTACAGGGGATAGATAGAGTCCAGAAGCTGAGAGAGAATGAAGAGGAAATTCAGAGAGAGGAGTCGAGCAGCACAGAGAGCACACATCAAGAGGTAAAAACACGTTCTTATTTCATGCAAGCATGAAGAGAAAGGTGTGTTAGATTTACATTTAGATATAAATCTACTCTTAGTGTGAAGAGCTGCTAGCTGGGCAGGAGCAGGCCtacctggaggaggagaggaacagGATCTTGGCCAGGGTTGATGACTTGAAGCACAGAGTCAGTGAACTGGAGCAGCAGCTACAAGAGACCAAACAGGAGgtcagcacaaacaaacacacaccagcagcagctcatgaATGTTGTTGTGGCATTTTAGCTTGCACGCTCACCCTCATACTGAGAGGAGTGGTGGCTCTTTCACTTTCAAGCATTTATTTAGCTTGACGGTAGCTGTGTggtttgtgtatttgtctgtAGGTGGAGATGGAGCAGGCCCTGCTGCAGGCGGAGAGGAGGGCcgagcaggagcaggtggaggctgaagGTGAAGTCATCTCTCAGCTGCAGCTCAAACTCAGCCAGCTGGATAAGGCCACccagaaagagaaagacaagGTGGGCAGCCAGGACAAAGCAATGCGATACAATAAATACAGTTTGCCAACAGCTTTTGGTCTATTGCACGTAAATGACATGTTCCTAAACATCTGTGTTTGAACACACAAATCTCACTCCTTCCCGAATGTGCAAACAGTCTGGATACTCTATAGATCATTTTCTCAGATCTCTACTGACTTGCACTGCTTATTTATTCACCCACTGTTCTAAAACACAAAGAGCAATCTGTCTTCTGTGTGCAACagttcaaaaactgcaaaatctcGCAATTACTAAAACTTGCTTTGGACATGCCTAAGCCTTTTTATCTGTCCCACATTTTAACACTACCAAACGTGGAGCATTGCAACCCCTAACACCTCTACCAGCTTAACTGATTGCTTCCTTAACCGCCTTACAGCTTGACTGCATGGATTTGAGTTGTccatgaatttttttcttttttttattttgtttctccctggcgtggtgtgtgcgtgtgtgtctgaatgCGTACACAACTGTGTGTAcgtatgtgtgtttctgtgtgtttttagggGAGGGCTAATGTGTCGGCTGAGCGGAAGGTCCTGGAAAAGCAGAGGAATGAGTACAATGAGCTGAAGAGGCAGTTTGATAAGTGCCCCTTGTCTCTAAGGGAACAGTTACAGGAGCAGCTCAGCAGGGTCAGTGTTCTCACGCAGCCCACTGGCTGGCAACAGTGAGTTACATTATACTGAATATACTGCAGTGCTGTATGATCTGCACCGGAACAGCCGCAGACATGACACTGAGTCTGTTTTAGAGCACTCAGGACTACTCATAAATCTGCATCCTGTGCATTTCCTCATTTTCTGCTTCATTACATAAACATATAAGCTTTATTGTGTCAGTCCCATTTATAAGTGTAACTACAGAGCAGGAAATGCACTTGCtactccagcagcagctttattGCTGCTTAATCTGCTGTTCCCTCATCCTGGATGCTTGACATTGTCAGTTGCAATtagtaataattaataattttgtTATTAACAGCTTTGCTCTAAAAAATTGCATGCCTCTTACCATGAATGATTCAAATCACCCACACACACTTAATGATTTTAGCTAAAGCACTGCCAGATTTGATGGTTTTAAATCTTAAGTACGTCATCATACACTTTGAAAGATGGTATTTCTTACTGTCAATAAATCCtatgaaaagataaaaaaaaaaaaaaaacagcactatGTCCATACCTCAGCAATCTGGCCCTCCTGCCCTTGTATGTGGCAATAGGAATCATCACttacaagaaaataaatatttaaatacaggtaacagttacatttttgaaaaaggcaaagaaatttcctttaaaaaagctgcacattgtagttttttttttttttttaaagcaaatgttACTCAAATTGGAATAAACACTTTTTCAACTGTGGAATGACTAGTGAGAACTAACGGCAACCAGACAGTGCATGTTGGATTGactcaaaattaaaaatagttCCTGTGTTTTACGGGAATAACATACATCAAGCAACACAGACAATAcaattgttttagtttttttccatcAGATTTTCAATTAGAACATTATATAATATAACCAGCTGTATCCTTTAATATCCATATTCCACTGGTTTCCAACAGTGTGCATAACCTGCATGTACATGTGTATGTGGACAGAAAGCTGAGGCTCTGGAGTCTGGGACCAAGCAGTTTGAGGAGCTAGAGTTCtgtcagctggaggaggagagcagtctggaggagaagaaggaagctCAGAGCTCACAGCTCCTCCAAGAGCGAGCCGAGTATCACTGCAGCGTGGCCAAGAGGAAGGTGAGGATACGAGTGGAGCAATCTGATCAGCAGCATCAGATTAAATGTCGTTGTGACGTCAAGAAAGTGAACATGTTGACTCGCAGGAGAAGATGGCCACACTGGAAGCTCAGGTGAAGCAGCTGGGATTACAGGCATCTCAAGACTGTGAGAGGATGGTGAGGGACAGGACAGTGACGCTGCAGCTGCTACACAAGGTTAGGATCCCAAATTATGGGCCTCGTCTTTACTTAAGCCGTGATGCAAGAAATGCTAGTAGCTATAACTGGTTGAGAACCACTAGTATGTGCATGTTGCCCTTTAGGAGCAAGACAGGTTGTGTGCCCTGGAGAAGAAGTACCATATCCTGACAGGAGGGCGGAGCTTTCCAAAGACCAGCAGCGGCATGAAAGAGGTGAGCAGGTACATGTGAGATATCACAACGGCCCGTGGTGTCTGAGCTGGAGGAAAATTACTGCAAAGGTGGATTTTGTTTTACTTAGGTGAACTTTTTAAACAGGAATTGCTTCACATCAGCGAACCTGACCTTGTTTATGTGGATGGTCCTCCTCATAGCCCCCGTCCCTCCTCTgactccttctcctcctcctctcacatCCCCTCCCCTGAACTCTATCCTGTCAGGCCACAAGAGGTAAATCTCAACAAAATCCTCTTAGTAACAGCAAATCCTGTGCTTCTAGAATAAAAAATGGGCATGATGGTGTGTCAGCATATACTGATAAACGGCAAGCTTGCAATGTGGTCAAATTTCTGCCTTTCTGTTATTGTTTGAGGCTTGTTCAAGATGATTAAACTGTAAAGTCACAGCCATCAATACTAATTTCAAAGAATTGAGTTGTGATATCCTCATGTTGGAGTACTGCTGTCATCAGCCTTCCTATCCCTGTGTTGTGGCTGTCAACGCAGGAGTACCTCAGGCTGTCTGATGTCTATAGGATGTATGGGAATGCTTCTATGCAGCCTCACTCTtcctcccccgctgctctccaCTGCCTCTCCCTCACTGTATCTCCAGGTCTGCCATGTGAGGTAGACACCCTTCCTGCTTTTTTCCAAACTCTGTTTCTCTGATTTGTCGATGTACTAAACTGCTGAACCCACCATAGCACATTAACAGTATCTTTAAATGTCTCATAGATGCCACTTTCTGCTCTCTCCCTGTGATGTTAATGTGTATCTATATTGTCTGTGTGAAGGACTACATCACAGTCAGCCAGTTAAGCCAGATCTTTGGGATGCAGAGAGTGGAttcctcctcttccacctctcTTCCATCATTCCAACTTGCCTCCTCTGAATCAGCCTTCTCGTACCACTCGACTGCATGCGGtccttcctcctttctctctgcACAGGTTTGTGCTTCCCAGCTATGCATATGTTTTGGTAAATGTCAACTGGCTCCATTCAATCTTCCCACGACTGCAGGCATCCCCTGAATTTCTGTGATGTTCTTTGCCTGATATTATCACAATGACTGGTCCATGTTTATCTTTCCCACCTGCCTGATGCTTCTGTTACCCCTCACTGCTCCCTTTTCTCTTTGGCTGGATGCTTTTCATCACCTCAGAGTCAGACTGAGCTGAGCAGGAATGCATTGCCTCCTATTAATCTCGAGCGCTGGTACCAGGACATCATGGCTGCTGGAGAGCCTCAGCCATGTCCTCCACCGCTGCCTGCAAAGTCTTTGTCCACACGCAGACATGGGCAGGTAAATTCACTAATGCTCTCCTGGTAGCTAGCTTTTAGTGTCTGGCTAAAGGGCACTAACAGTGATGAAGAGGTAATTTAAACACATCCTCCCCCTCAGGTGATCTTCTGTTAGTCCCTCAGCTGTCCGTATTTTTAGAATGAGGAGGCCCTCTAGTGGGCAAAAAAGTGTTGGGAGAAGTCTGTGGAAATCCATGCTTTTAAGGATGTTAAgactgaacaaaaaacagaaatgctttAGATTACAGCCTGCAACATACAATGTAACTAACCCAGATTAAGTGTGAGATTAGTGTACTAGTAAAGgcgaaaaaacaaaacaaaacaaaaaaatagtatCTATAgggggaagaagaagaggaacagTCATCTTTTACTAGTACTGATGAACAGTAAGTTTGTTTTCAGCTTGGTGTATTGTGAAAACCCCATCAAACAAAATTACAAGAGAGATTACTCACACTTGAATAATTTCTAAATTCTCATCATGTGTTACATAGATGGAATATTATTGCCAGTTAGGAGAATATTGAGTTACATGAGCATGAGCATTGTAATAGGTCATAAATGAGCATCCACCATAGAGTTTGCTGGTCAAGTGAACAACAGCTGAGTTTGTTTTCTGAGTAAAGTACAAATGCACATGTTCCCTGTAGTTATTTAATGAACAAACCTAGAAAAAGAACTATAAAACATATCGTTTGCTCatcctctttgtttttttatttgtgttctcTTTAGCGTTCCTGGTATATTCCCTAACCTTTACATCTTTGATTCATTATACAAGTATATATTGGTATCTACTTCTTTAGTGATCTGTCAGTACAGAAGCTATATGGATTGTTTATACTGCAGGCTGTAATCTGAAGTGTCACCAAGACAACAGTCTATCCATACACTCAACCAGAATGTTCACTGCTAATACCAAACTAAAAAGTACATGTATTCATgtacagaaaatgttaaaaatccacCATGAAGGCTCTAATCTCATTCCTGTGCAGGTCatgatgtaaaaatgaaaatcaaacctCATTTTAAAGGGTGATAAAATAACGTGTCTTTCCTCTCTCAGCTGTTGAAGTCTAAATCAGATGGTGAGGTTGGTCAGGGATCATCAAGCATCAGTGCTGCAGCCCTGTCACACTCCAGCGCTGTTTCCCTGGAGAAAAACGCATCCATCAAGGTCAGtttcacacaacaaaacaaaaatcaaatctgTAAAGCGGCTCACTGCATGATGCTTTTCATGTGTTTCTCAGGGTTTACAGTTACTGCTGAGAGAGATGTCAAATCCATTAGACATGGAATCCAGGAGGCAGGCAGCTCTGCAGAGCAAAGGTACTCGAGTCCCTCGGTCCCTTCACATCTATGCACCACACTGTAGGCCTTAAACTGGTATGACCACATAACTTTAAACAGATAAATCTCTACAGCTGTCATCACTTGTTCtggaacatgcagaaagatgatatCCTCTTGCTCTTTGAAGTTTGTGTACTGGATGAGATTTTCTTCAACTCGTAGCAGTGACTTGGCAGCCTCAGTAGAGGGCGATGTGAGTCTGTGACAGCTGACTCTGTGCCTCTCTCTGCTCACAGATCCGTCTCCCACAGTCCACCACTCTATCTTGCATCATCAGTCGCCCCCAAGTGGCACCCAGGCGTATGACACCCTGAGCCTGGAGAGCTCAGACAGCCTGGAGACCAGCGTCTCCACCGGCAACTCCGCCTGTACCCCAGAAAGGTGAGAGACTAGGAAATGAGCAGTTGGCTCTGTTTCCATGGGAACACTCAAGTCTGCCCCGTCTCTTAGGAGAAGGGTCACCGCGCTTTGTTCCCGCGACATGTTTTGTTACATGCCTGCTCACGTGACTGTTAGGTACACTGGCTGTTGCCATGCCAACCTATTGAAGTTATTTGGTGAAGTTAAGTTTTCTGGTGTTAATGAAGAGCCCCGTGTCTTGCTCTCCTGCTGCTTCCAGTGTTTGGTTTCCATGCATGTCTGTTTACGTGTTTTCATCCAAAACCTTGTCACAGCCGTGTCATCAGATGCTGCCTCCCTCTGTGTGTTGTAGTGCCTGCGGGCTGGAGGCCCAGAGGATAGAGGAGATGGAAAAGATGTTGAAGGAAGCGCAGCAGGAGAAAGCCAGACTGATAGAGAACCGAGTGAGTTCCAGCTTTACTGCTGCATGACTGGACATCCATGTCACATCGCTTCCTGAACTTTTTCGCCTTCAAGTTCACAGAGCTGCAACAATGATGCAATTAAATAATTCATCAGTCCACTTGATTATAATTAGGATAAtggattgttttttgtctttatccaagcaaaaaggacaaaaaattcACAATTACAGCTTTAGGTTTTGCTAGATTTCTGCGGCATATATGaaagtaaactaaatatctttggtGTGTGGACTattgtttaaataaaagaagCAATCTCAATACTTCTTCTTGGGCTGTGGAAAATAATATCAGACATTACTTCAAACATTctgtgaatgaaatgaaaaacggtttaaaaaatgcaactgaTGAAAGTGAAACAACCTTTAGTTACATCTCCAGTTCCAGCTGCTACATGTAAAGATTTTATTTCAATTCTAGCATAGCAAAGCaacatgttttgtgtatttatgctGTTTTCAGTACTAAGCATGGAATATATCTACACTATTAAGGTAATATTCAGATTTGTGGCAAATATTAAAGCCTCACTCTGTAGCCAAAGACACCCACAAAAATAGTAGGTTGCAGGAGTCAGGGCAGTGTTGTGTAAATGAATGATATGGTCACTGCAAGTCAAATTCAAAGTGATGTTTCATGCAAAATTATTTCACTGTTGCACATTTCATCACAAAAACTTTTCTCACATAATAAAAACTATCTAATAACAAATTAAGCTACTTCTTTAtgtctatttctattttatatgaAATCACTGATTTCAGTCAGGATATGATGGAATAAGCCTCAAATATTCCACTTCCACTGAGAGTCTTCAAATCTCTAACTTTGAGTTATTTCAAACCCTATGTTTCTCCTGTTCAATGGATAAAAACTGTGTAAGCGATCAAAGTGATCAGTGAGCTCAAGATGTGGTGAAATGaagttgtaattattttgtttaCCTTTGTATTATTTCTTCATGTTGAAACAAAGCAGAGGAGTATGTAAGTATCTGAAAGCTGCAAAGGATCATTTTACATCAGCAAAGCTTCCCCTTCCACACACAGACTTAAGGGATATATTTTACAAAACCCTGGATTGGGACTTGAATTCTCATGTGCATCTTCTGACAGTCATTTGCTTTGTATTGCAATATTTGCCTACCATTAACATGTTCTCCCCGTCTCCCTTTTTCCCCATTATtgtttcttctctcctcctccatctgttCCTCTTTCTCCTGTCCCGACGCTCCCAGGAGAGGGAGGTGCAGGCTCGGCGGCAGATGTTGGAGGAGGAGCGGAGGAGGCGAGAGGAGGCCGAGAGGAGGCTTCAGGACGAGACGGCCCACAGGCAGaggctggtggaggaggaggtgaagatgagagagAAACACTTCTCCCAGGTCAGTGGAACAGCAGGAGGAGATGAGCGGtggggaggggagaggggaggggaggggagggagactTGGGGGAGAGGATGAGAGACGAGACTCTAAAGAGAGGCTGGGTGTAGGGGAAGATCAAAGATTATCAAGGAGGGGAGAGACTGGAGGGGAGGGTGAAGAGAGTGAGGGgaagaaaagagggaaaatTAGTGAGGGAGGTGGGTACAAAGCATATAATATACACATAATTCAACTTTTAATTCTGGCTGATTGTTTTCCCAAGCCTCCGTCATAGAAAACAAATAGTATGCTCAGTAAGAAACACACCAAGGTCAGCCTATTGTTTGGTGTAAGGCTTTGTTCCAGGGTCAGACGTAAAGCTGCTGTAATCaatacatttaaatgaacaacaCAAGAAATGACTGTGTAAGATGAAATAGGTTGCTTGTAGTGTCAAATCCACTGACAATTATCGCCCAGCTTCACAGTTCTCCTCAGCTCAGTGGAGTATTTAGTGTCTTTCAGCTTTCACAGCCGATAATTTACCAGTTTTACTTCACTGATCTCATCAGCATTGGAttcagatgcaaaaaaaaaaaaaaaaaaagacagctgtTTTGGAAACCGTACGCTACCTGCCCAGCACCAGACAGTAAACAGACAACATTAGCAACTAGCTGCTGAACATAGTAAAACATTTAGTAGCTATGTAGTCTGATATTCCTCTCAGGAGTTGGCAGAGACGGCAAAAGAGTCAAAAGTAGCGTTAATGGTGGACTCTAATAGTGGATCTACTAAATGGATAAATGATTGCTCTATCTGCTGGCAACTATATGCTCACAAATTTAAgtcaatttaatttatataaatCAGTATCACAAAACGGAAATTTGCATTCAACTGTGTTAATTCACTTAAGTAAAATCTAACCTAAAAAAGCATTTCCATGGGAAAAAATCTaagaatttaaacacaaaaaaacagaactcaAATTTTTCAGACTTGACTCATTCAAGGTTTCAATCCCTCCATTCAACTTGTTGGGAAGCAGATGTCTGAACTCAGGATCAATAAAGAGGAGACAGAAACACTTCGCTTGCACAGCCTCACACTTAATATTTAATTGATAAGCCTATTCAGGGAAAGGACACTGTGTAAAGAACACAATTAACAGCTTTGAAAGAAAACGTTCATTACTATGGAAATTTAATGGCCTGTAAATTGCTCATGAAGGCCTGCAGCTTGATTTAGACCCGACAATAAAAAGGACTTACAACCTTTCTGCTGATCATTCCCATATCTCATGCATTTTAGTAAGCGGCATTATTAAAGCAGTATAATACGTTTTCCTCACAGGCCCGTCCCATGACTCGCTATCTGCCCAACCGTAAGGAGGAGTTTGACCTGCGAGCCCACGTGGAGTCGTCCGGCCACAACATCGACACCTGCCCCTTCGTCATCCTCACAGAGAAAATGTGCAAAGGCCACCTGGTGAAGATGGGCGGGAAAATCAAGTCGTGGAAGAAACGCTGGTTCGTTTTTGACCGTCTCAAGAGGAACTTCTGTTATTACGTTGGTAAGGATCAATTATGCTTTTTCAATGAAACAAGggtgtatttatttaattaatgttGCTCATGGCTAACTGGCTAGTTGAGCCTTATTTATTCAAGTCTTTTGCAAGAGAGACCTAAGAATAAATCTATTTAAgatgaaacaaattaaaatgattgaaaacattcacagtaaagatgaaaaatccCTCAGAGCGTGTTTAAGTTCAAGCTGTGCAGCATTTCATTCCAATACATTAAGTGGAAAGCACTGACAATCAGTTCTTCCCTGTTCATAGTTGCTACAGTGAATCTGAAGCCGTGTTTATTAGATTCAAACTCAGCTATCCAATTAAGATGATGATTCAACTGATATGTCACTGTAGAAATTTAacagctaaaataaaacatttgccaATAGTTACAAAAATGTGTGTGGAGTTGCGTGAAACTCAATTTCACACAAGCAGTGAACACAGGAAATCTTAAGGTGCTCAAGATGAAAAACTGAGCATAGAACAGACACCATTCAGGTGCTGTTAAACAGAAGATAACGAGGAATTTgcattgctaaaaaaaacaacaatagaaaAAGATTATATTTAGTCATAAATATGCAGACTGGTTTTAA from Amphiprion ocellaris isolate individual 3 ecotype Okinawa chromosome 14, ASM2253959v1, whole genome shotgun sequence encodes the following:
- the phldb1a gene encoding pleckstrin homology-like domain family B member 1 isoform X3, with amino-acid sequence MDLHVSDNSDSPADMERVSRTKGEHGRQMHQVLQNTPLDLIETGKSLKVQAERPHLVSLGSGRLSTAITLLPLLEGKTTLGSEGTDIPLQGPGIAAHHCYIDNQAGSITLYPCGNQCSVDGLPVTKPYRLTQGCMLCFGQSAFFRFNHPEEAQRMKSMLPGGSHGLNAMKTLPSDPRSIHNGNHESYLSNHDSKINSMAKNLQDSLVLKTTSSSSEFGKQPVSQPCPPEILNGRNGSTAGNSIYENSSSSSLGPKRGNKTPPVPARSLHSNHTPVPHPRSSLSVASSGTSGGQRAQESPKPLRSKRAEATSSPTPQIRGSGQSTENSTHKPSSIKLSSTAPSSPRLKGSSLQRRSHSPMREHGQFLSLVEPSGSTSLRELPPLSPYMSGRGTPGPQGLTVKPVPESPQSHRKLTAPSKAEAMRALYAQSPTPLPGVEKESGNRQLRPGTGGLGSVSGLSPLASPRSQRKTSCMTVKGSSSKELNLTKPYTRERKNSISEISDNEDELLEYHRWQREERLREQEMEKLERQRLETILSLCADYNPEDGAAELVRSGLLGAARGTCSDTGGGMSLQGIDRVQKLRENEEEIQREESSSTESTHQECEELLAGQEQAYLEEERNRILARVDDLKHRVSELEQQLQETKQEVEMEQALLQAERRAEQEQVEAEGEVISQLQLKLSQLDKATQKEKDKKAEALESGTKQFEELEFCQLEEESSLEEKKEAQSSQLLQERAEYHCSVAKRKEKMATLEAQVKQLGLQASQDCERMVRDRTVTLQLLHKEQDRLCALEKKYHILTGGRSFPKTSSGMKEELLHISEPDLVYVDGPPHSPRPSSDSFSSSSHIPSPELYPVRPQEEYLRLSDVYRMYGNASMQPHSSSPAALHCLSLTVSPGLPCEDYITVSQLSQIFGMQRVDSSSSTSLPSFQLASSESAFSYHSTACGPSSFLSAQSQTELSRNALPPINLERWYQDIMAAGEPQPCPPPLPAKSLSTRRHGQLLKSKSDGEVGQGSSSISAAALSHSSAVSLEKNASIKGLQLLLREMSNPLDMESRRQAALQSKDPSPTVHHSILHHQSPPSGTQAYDTLSLESSDSLETSVSTGNSACTPESACGLEAQRIEEMEKMLKEAQQEKARLIENREREVQARRQMLEEERRRREEAERRLQDETAHRQRLVEEEVKMREKHFSQARPMTRYLPNRKEEFDLRAHVESSGHNIDTCPFVILTEKMCKGHLVKMGGKIKSWKKRWFVFDRLKRNFCYYVDKHETKLKGLIYFQAIEEVYYDHLRSAAKSPNPSLTFCVKTHDRLYYMVAPSPEAMRIWMDVIVTGAEGYTQFMS
- the phldb1a gene encoding pleckstrin homology-like domain family B member 1 isoform X7 — protein: MDLHVSDNSDSPADMERVSRTKGEHGRQMHQVLQNTPLDLIETGKSLKVQAERPHLVSLGSGRLSTAITLLPLLEGKTTLGSEGTDIPLQGPGIAAHHCYIDNQAGSITLYPCGNQCSVDGLPVTKPYRLTQGCMLCFGQSAFFRFNHPEEAQRMKSMLPGGSHGLNAMKTLPSDPRSIHNGNHESYLSNHDSKINSMAKNLQDSLVLKTTSSSSEFGKQPVSQPCPPEILNGRNGSTAGNSIYENSSSSSLGPKRGNKTPPVPARSLHSNHTPVPHPRSSLSVASSGTSGGQRAQESPKPLRSKRAEATSSPTPQIRGSGQSTENSTHKPSSIKLSSTAPSSPRLKGSSLQRRSHSPMREHGQFLSLVEPSGSTSLRELPPLSPYMSGRGTPGPQGLTVKPVPESPQSHRKLTAPSKAEAMRALYAQSPTPLPGVEKESGNRQLRPGTGGLGSVSGLSPLASPRSQRKTSCMTVKGSSSKELNLTKPYTRERKNSISEISDNEDELLEYHRWQREERLREQEMEKLERQRLETILSLCADYNPEDGAAELVRSGLLGAARGTCSDTGGGMSLQGIDRVQKLRENEEEIQREESSSTESTHQECEELLAGQEQAYLEEERNRILARVDDLKHRVSELEQQLQETKQEVEMEQALLQAERRAEQEQVEAEGEVISQLQLKLSQLDKATQKEKDKGRANVSAERKVLEKQRNEYNELKRQFDKCPLSLREQLQEQLSRKAEALESGTKQFEELEFCQLEEESSLEEKKEAQSSQLLQERAEYHCSVAKRKEKMATLEAQVKQLGLQASQDCERMVRDRTVTLQLLHKEQDRLCALEKKYHILTGGRSFPKTSSGMKESQTELSRNALPPINLERWYQDIMAAGEPQPCPPPLPAKSLSTRRHGQLLKSKSDGEVGQGSSSISAAALSHSSAVSLEKNASIKGLQLLLREMSNPLDMESRRQAALQSKDPSPTVHHSILHHQSPPSGTQAYDTLSLESSDSLETSVSTGNSACTPESACGLEAQRIEEMEKMLKEAQQEKARLIENREREVQARRQMLEEERRRREEAERRLQDETAHRQRLVEEEVKMREKHFSQARPMTRYLPNRKEEFDLRAHVESSGHNIDTCPFVILTEKMCKGHLVKMGGKIKSWKKRWFVFDRLKRNFCYYVDKHETKLKGLIYFQAIEEVYYDHLRSAAKSPNPSLTFCVKTHDRLYYMVAPSPEAMRIWMDVIVTGAEGYTQFMS